Part of the Arachis hypogaea cultivar Tifrunner chromosome 6, arahy.Tifrunner.gnm2.J5K5, whole genome shotgun sequence genome, tggaaggtgtgcgtctcagGACGCTACCGCTCGACGAAGGCACTGACAAGGGGCTCATCTAAccggaaccatctatcgttcagccTAGCCAGATGGTATAACCCGGCCATCTGCAAGTAGGGAACATAGCGCTCATCGAGTGGCATGCCTTAttgccgccgcatgctcctgatACATCGATGTGGCTGCGCATTAAATGGACCGCATTATTAGAACCACATACAATactggtaacaaaaaaaaaactaacacaaTAAACCACTTACATAAACCACTTACATAAACCATCAACACAACCGCATataaaaccactaacataaaccacttatATAAACCATCAACACAACCGCATATAAAACCACTTACAAAAAACCACTTACCctaaaccaccaactaaaccgcatgcaaaaccactaaaaTAAACCAAGTTGCAATACCACTACAATAAACCACTAACAATAccacctaacataaaccacttaCATAAACCATTAACACAACCGCATATAAAACCACTTACAAAAAATCACTTATCATAAACCACCTactaaaccgcatgcaaaaccTCTAATATAAACCATTTGCAATACCACCacaataaaccactaacataaactgcCACTAAAAtcacatgcaaaaccactaactcAAATAAACCGTGTGCACAAAGTTTTCTGtgtactaacctcgtcgttgatgaccccggctatatgagcaacCCCGTCCAGCCGGTACAGCCTTGCAGGATCATCCCCCATCAGCTGAGTCTTCGATTCTACTATTTCTCGGAtcgaatctgggtcgttttctctgggatttggtggggtatggGAAATGAGAAGTGGTTCGAATTTGCTTGATTCAAACTCCTTATATAGCCCAATTGTacgtaattcgaaccaattaggttcgaatttGTGGTGACACTTAATCATGAGTAActcgaaccaattaggttcgaattatgtTATGGCACCTATTCGTGTGTAATTCcaaccaattaggttcgaattatgtgtgtgtatttcgaaccaaataggttcgatTTATATGCAAATGTAGTTCGAACCAAATagattcgaattacatatatatatGCTTTGGCTCATTCGTGAATCAATCTTCAATTTAGCTTATTCATGTAACAACTTTCCTTCCAtggtttatttgtattttttacccTTAAAAATTTGTAAACATCAAACCCTTACAACATGACACTTTGTCCATCGAAAACAATATTTGAGGTGTACTCTGATATTTACGAATTTTTTATGTGTACTTTTATCTCTTCTAAATTCTTTCATGTGTACTTTTGTCTATTTATTGAAACTTTAGTACTCTGTAAATCTTTATTATTCCCTCTCCTTCTATGCAATAATGCCCTCTTTTTTACCCACTCTGCATACATAAATTCACAGGCAGTGTTGAAGAAACAAATAAGTTATCTATATAGACAAGGAATGCAACAATAAGGGTCCTCCTCCCCCATCAATTTGTTACCATTAACAAAGTCCTGAATTTAGAATAGTAAATTTACAATTGGTGTAACTAAATAATAAATGGAGAAGGTCATGCATGAACTCTGGTCCCTGCTGTGTGAATACTAACTAGGCTAGATGTTCTTCTCGAATTCCAAGGATTTCATTAGCACATGCTGAGGGAACATAGATCGCATTTAACAGCGAGCTGTGGGTGCGGCCATAGAATAAGTATATAAACACTCCTATCAGCAACCACACGGACACTCGCAGCCAAGTGGCAACTCTGAAATTCAATCACAAGAGAGTGGTCAGACATTGGTACTCGTGTTTATCGTCCATAAACTCATCTATGGATACACTAAACAAGAAGCATAGATGTGGAGAGATTTCTCACCCAAGATCAATTAGGAGGTAGGTGTTTATAAGAATGCAGGCAGCAGGTAAGAATGGAACAAATGGGCAAACAAAACCTGAAATACAAGGTATCAGGAACAATTAAGATTTCAGCAAAAGCTCCTTAGGAAAAGAGACAAACAACGGAGAAAGATTTACACTTTGCTAAAGTTTAACATCTGAATGAGCTAGCTacaaaaatttactttttaccgaTGCATCagaattagatattttaatttgtatgccCATACCTCCTGTGTGTCCGAAGCTGTGCCTTGCATCATCTTGTCCTATGCAGGTAAGGACAATAACACTGCACAAAAAAAGAATTCCACCCACTCCGCACGATGTGAATCGCAAAATGCTGCATATGCAGAACAAAAGGGAATTCAAAGGCATTTAAATTGCTAACCCAAATGAAACAGTCTTTCttcgtttatttttctttttactttttttaacaaaaatgtaTACCACAGGATTACACACTTATTGCAAATAAGTCAACCAAAAATATCTATAGAATAGCAATATTTAGTGGAAAACCATCTCTAAAAAGGAAAGTAAGATGATTTTCATGTTAATCTAAATGGAGGAATGAGGATTGCCAAAGTTGACAGACCTGGGGCACCTGTTGGCTGAAGCAGCAAAGGCAACTATGAGAATTCCTAGGCATAGAAGAGCAATAGTCCATGCAGCAAGTTTCCGcctacttttctccttttgttcTTCTTTGCAAATAAATTGAAACACAAGTTCATTAACTAGCACATCATAAAAGACGGATGCAATCATGCAAAGATTGATACAGTAAAAAAACACAAACTTCTACACAATCAAAATGGGCTTTGTGTGCATGTGATGTTGTTATGTATCTAAGGAAAGTGGAAAACCACACCTTAAAAGATATCTGTTACAAGGGAAGAACCACTCTCTTTAAATACAACAACAATCATCCTACGCTACCTGATGTGAGACTTTGGGCACCAATAATACCCAAGTCCCTAACAGATATagattgaaattttcaaaatacaTAGGTTAAAAGAGATACTAAAATATGTTCCCGGTTAAAATGTATAGATTACAGTTCTCTTGCTTGACTCGAAAAAGTAGTGTTTTGAGCTGATCCCAAAGGAGAGTATTGTCAAGTTAGGTGGGCCATAATTATGGGATATCACCAAAACAGCTTAGACAATGCAAAGTTACAGCAAAATTACCTGAATGCATTCAAACAGAAATAACCTAATCCACACCAATTAGTCCAATGAGTAACATTTCCAATCCCATCTCACATAAATCATCAACCAGTACAAGAAGCCTTCTATACTTGCAAAATTACAGATACACCTAGACTCTTAAATCTATCCAAAATCATTTCATAAAGGGATCAGAAGATTCAAAATATTTACCTTTggtttcttttataattaaagGTTGTCCAAGCAGAGCCTCTGACTTGCCATATAGGTGATTATCACAATAACTAGCAGTATCTATAGGACTTGCCCTATCTTCATCATCACCACAAGAATGccgatcaatagatttttgaatCGAGGTTGGGATAGGTATTTCATTAGGTGGAACATATCTGATGATCAAAACCGAGACTGCAACAGTGGTAAATGCAAGCAATGTTCCCACACTAACCTGTATTCCAAAGCAAATAACATATCAATGGTTTATATTTAAAATCTAAGGAAAACACATCTTCCAAGTTATCATCACTAGCTCCTGTCCACCTGAACTTACCATCCCTGCTAACTGGGAAACATCCATAAAGAATGCAAGAGTGGCTGCAAGGACACCAGTGAGAATAGTGCTTTTCAAAGGAACTTGCGTGTGTTTATTGATGTCTGAGAAGAATGAGGGCAACAAACCATCCCTAGCCATCGCCATAAAAGTTCGTGGCTGCAAACATAGATGCCAAGTATATAATGAATTAATGATATAAAAGCTTCCTTAGACCAACATCAAAATGCCTTTCAGAATTTACCCACATCCATCTTTGCTTGCAGTTTAAATAAGAAAATGTTATTTGTGAGATTATTTTGACATTTTGACCAATGTCAGTTCCTGACTTCTAGTTGTACCATTTATTCTAATGCTATACCAttcataaagaaaataaaataacccAAAACAATTATAGGACCTAGATGAATGGgaaaagtaatttaaaaaataaataaaaaacaaagaagacCGTGACCAAGTGAAAATCAACAAAGAtgttaaacaaataaattaaattagcaCCTGAGGAAGAAGTGAACCCATCAAACTGGAAAAAAGAGCAGTGACAGCTCCAGTTGTTATTACATAGCTGCCAAGGGAAAAGTTGAGTTTAAACTAAAATGGAAACAGACATCATATATTTAAACAATGAAACAGTGTGCCACTTGCAAACCTTACACGGCCCATTTCATGCCATAGCTAGAAAACGCAGACGAGATCGGAGTATCAGGGTCCAACCTATAATATGGTACCAAGCCAACAATAACTGCTGATACAAGCATATAAAGAATGCAGCATAAACATAACGCTATTGATATGCCAAGGGGCAAATCTCGTTGAGGGTTTTTAACCTGCATGATAATGACATAGAAAAGCTTAGATACAATAATCAAGAGAATGTCGTTTTTTATTTGTTTCCCTAAGAAAGATCAACAATTACCCACTCACAAGTTTAAATAGTGAAAAGAACCATCTTTCTgaaaaaattaaactattattCACATTTCATTAAAAGAATGGAGGCCAATAAGAGTCGAAACTATAAACTGTTTTATCACAGATGCTGATGCCATACTATGAGACAGAGACATGAATGTTATATACTTAACAATATCAACttcaaagaacaaaagaaaagttGTGGATGCTTGTGACAGCTACAAAGAATTATTCTGCCTACAACCGCTACCAGAATAATGACAGGTCTGACATTCTTATTCATCAAATTAAATGAAATGTGCAACAATGATTGTGTGCACTGAATATTTACCTCCTCAGCTGTGCTGGAGACTGCATCAAACCCAatgtatgaaaagaaaactattgCAGACCCAGCAAACACCCCATTCACTCCATAAGGAAAATACCTGAGATAAAATCGACATTTCATCTTATATCAATCAGAGTTGTGTTATAGATTATGCAGATAGCCACACACAAACACACACCATACATTACCCGCTAGGTAGCTCATATCCAATCCATCCAGATTTGAAACCCAGATATCCACCAACTATAATGACGAAAAGCATTGCACAGACATTTATTGTTGTCACTATTGATTGTGCCATTGAACTCTGAAACATCAACGTTAGATGACATAGGTAAGTGAAAAACTAgagagggaaagagggagagTACATGTTTGTATTTTAAAATGCATACCtccttgattccaaggcacaggaGTAAGgtcacaataacaattaatgcAGCAGCACATGGATCAACAACAACACCAAGACCTGGTAATGTTTGCCGTGTCAAAAAGAAAGGTAGATTGTCCCACCCTCCGAAAAATAAGGCCTATAATAAGCAAGACAAAAATTAATACAACGATGCAACAAATGGAAAAAAGGGAAAAATAGTTCGCACTTCAGACAAAACAGTAAAAAATCCTAACAAACCAGATTTGGGGTTATGCCACGAGCAACAGCTGAACCACCGATAGTATATTCAAGAATCAAGCCCCAACCAACCAACCAAGCAACTCTGAGAATAGCAGCAATAATGAAATCATGGATTTAATATGATGAAAGCAAACAAGGAAACATAGTAATCACCAAAGCAAAATTCTTTTCAGAAAACAAAATCATCAATATCACCAAATGCATTAACCTCACTCCGTTAGAGACATTTGGTAGCAGGATA contains:
- the LOC112696901 gene encoding cationic amino acid transporter 4, vacuolar isoform X1; its protein translation is MIVKDENGGVGVGVGGRSSSGFGSFIRRKQVDSVQFKAHGGHHHQLARKLSAVDLVAIGVGSTIGAGVYILIGTVAREHAGPALVMSLLIAGIAAALSAFCYAELACRCPSAGSAYHYAYICLGEGVAWLVGWGLILEYTIGGSAVARGITPNLALFFGGWDNLPFFLTRQTLPGLGVVVDPCAAALIVIVTLLLCLGIKESSMAQSIVTTINVCAMLFVIIVGGYLGFKSGWIGYELPSGYFPYGVNGVFAGSAIVFFSYIGFDAVSSTAEEVKNPQRDLPLGISIALCLCCILYMLVSAVIVGLVPYYRLDPDTPISSAFSSYGMKWAVYVITTGAVTALFSSLMGSLLPQPRTFMAMARDGLLPSFFSDINKHTQVPLKSTILTGVLAATLAFFMDVSQLAGMVSVGTLLAFTTVAVSVLIIRYVPPNEIPIPTSIQKSIDRHSCGDDEDRASPIDTASYCDNHLYGKSEALLGQPLIIKETKEEQKEKSRRKLAAWTIALLCLGILIVAFAASANRCPSILRFTSCGVGGILFLCSVIVLTCIGQDDARHSFGHTGGFVCPFVPFLPAACILINTYLLIDLGVATWLRVSVWLLIGVFIYLFYGRTHSSLLNAIYVPSACANEILGIREEHLA
- the LOC112696901 gene encoding cationic amino acid transporter 4, vacuolar isoform X2 is translated as MIVKDENGGVGVGVGGRSSSGFGSFIRRKQVDSVQFKAHGGHHHQLARKLSAVDLVAIGVGSTIGAGVYILIGTVAREHAGPALVMSLLIAGIAAALSAFCYAELACRCPSAGSAYHYAYICLGEGVAWLVGWGLILEYTIGGSAVARGITPNLALFFGGWDNLPFFLTRQTLPGLGVVVDPCAAALIVIVTLLLCLGIKESSMAQSIVTTINVCAMLFVIIVGGYLGFKSGWIGYELPSGYFPYGVNGVFAGSAIVFFSYIGFDAVSSTAEEVKNPQRDLPLGISIALCLCCILYMLVSAVIVGLVPYYRLDPDTPISSAFSSYGMKWAVYVITTGAVTALFSSLMGSLLPQPRTFMAMARDGLLPSFFSDINKHTQVPLKSTILTGVLAATLAFFMDVSQLAGMVSVGTLLAFTTVAVSVLIIRYVPPNEIPIPTSIQKSIDRHSCGDDEDRASPIDTASYCDNHLYGKSEALLGQPLIIKETKEQKEKSRRKLAAWTIALLCLGILIVAFAASANRCPSILRFTSCGVGGILFLCSVIVLTCIGQDDARHSFGHTGGFVCPFVPFLPAACILINTYLLIDLGVATWLRVSVWLLIGVFIYLFYGRTHSSLLNAIYVPSACANEILGIREEHLA